The Thermanaerovibrio acidaminovorans DSM 6589 genome contains a region encoding:
- a CDS encoding response regulator transcription factor, with product MEDEEGIREILSEAFRRQGYTVMCAADGDQAVDLALTAVPDLIILDLMLPKMDGWEVCRRIREEQELRHVPVIMLTARRDERDAVAGLEAGADDYVRKPFSIPELMARVRAHLRRSDSPQGGEVQISMGNLTLEPQGDVLVDGRPLDLSPTEHRLLEVLMSGRGRLVSKEEILGKIWGHVGSDSRTVDVNVFRLRRKLEEAGARVTIKTVRGRGYRVMEVS from the coding sequence GTGGAAGACGAGGAGGGCATAAGGGAGATCCTCTCCGAGGCGTTTCGCCGCCAGGGGTACACGGTCATGTGTGCCGCGGACGGAGACCAAGCGGTGGACCTGGCGCTTACCGCCGTGCCGGACTTGATAATTCTGGATCTGATGCTGCCCAAGATGGACGGATGGGAAGTCTGCCGTAGGATCCGGGAGGAGCAGGAGCTTAGGCACGTGCCGGTGATAATGCTTACCGCCCGGCGGGACGAGCGGGATGCGGTGGCGGGGCTGGAGGCGGGGGCGGACGACTACGTCCGGAAGCCCTTCTCCATCCCGGAGCTGATGGCCCGGGTGAGGGCCCACCTGAGGCGCTCCGACTCCCCCCAGGGGGGTGAGGTCCAGATATCCATGGGGAACCTGACGTTGGAGCCCCAGGGGGACGTGCTGGTGGACGGGCGACCCCTGGACCTCTCCCCCACGGAGCACCGGCTCCTGGAGGTGCTCATGTCCGGCCGGGGGAGGCTGGTGAGCAAGGAGGAGATCCTGGGCAAGATCTGGGGGCACGTGGGGAGCGACAGCAGGACCGTGGACGTAAACGTGTTCCGCCTGAGGCGAAAGCTTGAGGAGGCAGGTGCCCGGGTTACCATAAAGACCGTCCGGGGCAGGGGCTACCGGGTCATGGAGGTGTCCTAG
- the phoU gene encoding phosphate signaling complex protein PhoU: protein MEPLNIRKHMDQDLGEIRSGMMRLGAMAEASIRGGVAALVKRDRSEARRVIESDDEADQLAGWLDMSCLEFMARYQPLGADLRAISCAIHMAVDLERIADLGVSVAKRALRLMDQEPIKPLMDIPLMGDRVCAMLDLAVKAYLNGDEDLARELCAMDDQVDDLQDRVERELLMIMIDRPATIAQASALGEVARVLERAGDHATNLGEHIMFMITGRRVKASQFRRPLGDRS from the coding sequence ATGGAGCCTTTGAACATAAGAAAGCACATGGACCAGGACCTGGGGGAGATAAGGTCCGGGATGATGCGGCTAGGGGCCATGGCGGAGGCGTCCATCCGGGGCGGGGTGGCCGCACTGGTTAAACGGGATCGGAGTGAGGCCCGGCGGGTAATTGAGTCCGATGACGAGGCAGATCAGCTGGCCGGGTGGCTGGACATGAGTTGTCTGGAGTTCATGGCCCGGTACCAGCCACTGGGGGCGGACCTTCGGGCCATCTCCTGTGCCATCCACATGGCGGTGGACCTGGAGAGGATCGCGGACCTGGGTGTAAGCGTGGCCAAGCGGGCCCTTCGGCTGATGGACCAGGAGCCCATAAAGCCCCTGATGGACATCCCCCTCATGGGGGATAGGGTGTGCGCCATGCTAGACCTGGCGGTGAAGGCCTACCTCAACGGGGACGAGGACCTGGCCAGGGAGCTGTGCGCCATGGACGACCAGGTGGACGACCTGCAGGACCGGGTGGAGCGGGAGCTGCTGATGATAATGATCGACCGGCCCGCCACCATCGCCCAGGCCTCGGCCCTGGGGGAGGTGGCCCGGGTTCTGGAGCGGGCGGGGGACCACGCCACCAACCTGGGGGAGCACATCATGTTCATGATCACCGGCCGGCGGGTCAAGGCCTCCCAGTTTCGTCGCCCCCTGGGTGATAGGTCATGA
- the pstB gene encoding phosphate ABC transporter ATP-binding protein PstB — protein sequence MCQMEESKVVSKGLTLYYGSVPAVRNVNLSVPERSVMALIGPSGCGKSTFLRCINRMNDFIEEVRVEGQVLIDGQDVYGPQTDVISLRRRVGMVFQRPNPFPFSIWENVAYGPRLHGVKDRRVLDEIVERSLRGAALWDEVKDKLESSAMNLSGGQQQRLCIARAIAVEPEVLLMDEPTSALDPMGTAKVEELVRELKKSYTVIIVTHNMQQAARVSDRTAFFLMGELVEEGPTREIFTSPRDPRTEAYITGRFG from the coding sequence ATGTGTCAGATGGAGGAATCCAAGGTGGTCTCCAAGGGACTGACCCTGTACTACGGGTCGGTTCCGGCGGTGAGGAACGTGAACCTATCGGTGCCCGAGAGGTCCGTGATGGCCCTGATAGGCCCATCCGGGTGCGGGAAGAGCACGTTCCTGCGATGCATAAATCGGATGAACGACTTCATAGAGGAGGTGAGGGTGGAGGGGCAGGTGCTCATCGACGGGCAGGACGTCTACGGCCCCCAGACGGACGTGATCTCCCTCCGCCGGCGGGTGGGGATGGTGTTCCAGCGACCCAACCCGTTCCCCTTCTCCATATGGGAGAACGTGGCCTACGGCCCAAGGCTCCACGGCGTGAAGGACCGACGGGTGCTGGACGAGATCGTCGAGCGGAGCTTGCGGGGTGCGGCCCTGTGGGACGAGGTGAAGGACAAGCTGGAGTCGTCCGCCATGAACCTGTCGGGGGGACAGCAACAGCGGCTCTGTATCGCTCGGGCCATAGCTGTCGAACCAGAGGTACTGCTGATGGATGAACCCACTTCTGCCTTGGATCCCATGGGAACCGCCAAGGTGGAGGAGCTGGTTAGGGAGCTCAAGAAGAGTTACACTGTGATAATAGTGACCCACAACATGCAGCAGGCCGCCAGGGTGTCTGATAGGACTGCTTTCTTCCTCATGGGTGAGCTGGTGGAAGAGGGACCCACCAGGGAGATCTTCACATCCCCCAGGGACCCTAGGACCGAGGCCTACATAACCGGCCGATTTGGATGA
- the pstA gene encoding phosphate ABC transporter permease PstA, which produces MKIRLVKDRLASWCLWALALLTLGALLAILGFLWVNGSSAITWDFLTQMPRSGMTQGGIATPLVGTIQLMLLSMAFALPIGVATAVYLTEYAPKGPVASAVRLAIRSLAGVPSVVFGLFGLSFFCIFLGLGASMLSASLTLACLVLPVVVTAAETALLNVPKDLRDASFAMGATRWQTIRKVVLPTAMPSIMTGAILGLGRVAGETAPIMFTGAVFFTPNFAKSPFESVMALPYHIYVLATAGTNIDATRPIQYGTSLVLVGTVFLLSLTGIAWRSRLRRSGRA; this is translated from the coding sequence GTGAAGATCCGGCTAGTCAAGGACCGGCTGGCCAGTTGGTGCCTTTGGGCTCTAGCCCTTCTGACCCTGGGGGCGCTGCTGGCCATATTGGGCTTCCTGTGGGTGAACGGGAGCTCCGCCATCACATGGGATTTCCTCACCCAGATGCCCCGATCCGGCATGACCCAGGGAGGCATAGCCACTCCACTGGTTGGTACGATCCAACTCATGTTGCTGTCCATGGCCTTCGCCCTCCCCATAGGTGTAGCCACCGCGGTGTACCTAACCGAGTACGCCCCCAAGGGGCCGGTGGCCTCCGCGGTGAGGCTTGCCATCAGGAGCCTGGCGGGGGTGCCGTCGGTGGTATTCGGCCTCTTCGGCCTGTCGTTCTTCTGCATCTTCCTGGGGCTGGGGGCCAGCATGCTGAGCGCCTCCCTAACGCTGGCTTGCCTGGTTCTGCCGGTGGTTGTAACCGCCGCGGAGACCGCCCTCCTGAACGTCCCCAAGGACCTCAGGGACGCTTCTTTTGCCATGGGAGCCACCCGATGGCAGACTATAAGGAAGGTGGTGCTCCCCACCGCCATGCCCTCCATAATGACCGGGGCCATCCTGGGGCTAGGCAGGGTGGCGGGGGAGACGGCGCCCATAATGTTCACCGGAGCGGTTTTCTTCACTCCCAACTTTGCCAAGAGCCCCTTCGAATCCGTCATGGCCCTACCTTACCACATATACGTGCTGGCCACCGCTGGAACCAACATTGACGCCACCAGGCCCATACAGTACGGCACATCGTTGGTCCTGGTGGGAACCGTGTTCCTGCTGTCTCTGACGGGGATAGCCTGGCGGTCCCGGCTCAGACGCTCCGGCAGGGCTTGA
- the pstC gene encoding phosphate ABC transporter permease subunit PstC, with the protein MRGDRLPRTLVAGVAFTGIIVVGAILVFLVKESLPVLRDASLMEMLTGPYWYPSQEEPKFGMLPLWVGSLAVTGLSALMSLPFSVGLGIFLSEVCPRGLREIIKPAVEVMGFLPSVVLGFIGMVVIAPHLQERFGVLTGLNMLNASFLLGILMLPTVASLAEDSLSSVPKEVRDGSYALGATRLETTFRVVVPYAARGIGSACILGVMRALGETMVVLMAAGGAAIVPESLVDPVRPLTSAIAAEMGETPVGSSHYHALFFMGLMLLLATMGLNLAVMALERRRRA; encoded by the coding sequence ATGCGAGGAGACCGGCTCCCCCGGACATTGGTAGCCGGGGTGGCCTTCACGGGGATAATAGTTGTCGGAGCCATACTGGTGTTCCTCGTCAAGGAGAGCCTACCGGTGCTTCGGGATGCCTCCCTGATGGAGATGCTTACTGGACCGTATTGGTATCCCAGCCAAGAGGAGCCCAAGTTCGGCATGCTTCCCCTGTGGGTGGGCTCCCTGGCGGTGACGGGCCTTTCGGCCCTTATGTCGTTGCCTTTCAGCGTGGGACTTGGGATCTTTCTATCGGAGGTTTGTCCCCGGGGCCTCCGGGAAATCATAAAGCCCGCGGTGGAGGTGATGGGGTTCCTTCCGTCGGTGGTTCTTGGGTTCATCGGGATGGTGGTGATAGCCCCGCACCTGCAGGAGAGGTTCGGGGTGCTGACGGGGCTCAACATGCTCAACGCCTCGTTCCTTTTGGGGATCCTGATGCTCCCCACGGTGGCTTCTCTGGCGGAGGACTCCCTATCATCGGTGCCCAAGGAGGTTCGGGACGGCTCCTACGCCCTGGGTGCCACCCGACTGGAGACCACATTTCGGGTGGTGGTCCCATACGCGGCCAGGGGTATAGGGAGCGCCTGCATCCTCGGGGTTATGCGGGCCCTGGGGGAGACCATGGTGGTTCTCATGGCCGCTGGGGGGGCCGCCATCGTGCCCGAGTCACTGGTCGACCCGGTGAGGCCCCTCACTTCCGCCATCGCGGCGGAGATGGGGGAGACTCCGGTGGGGTCCTCCCACTATCACGCCCTGTTCTTCATGGGGCTGATGCTGCTACTGGCCACAATGGGGCTCAACCTGGCGGTTATGGCCCTGGAGAGGAGGAGGCGAGCGTGA